TCCACAACCGTCGCGTTCGTCGCCGCGGGGGCCGGCATCGCCGTGGCAAAGCACGGGAACCGGTCCGTGACCAGCCGCTCCGGAAGCGCGGACGTGCTGGAAGCGCTTGGCATGGATCTGAACGCGGACCCCACGAGGGTGCAGCGCGCCATCGACGAGGCCGGGATCACCTTCATGTTCGCTCCAAGGTTCCACGCCGCGATGAAATACGCCATCGGCCCGAGACGGGAGATCGCCATCCGGACGATCTTCAATATCCTCGGCCCGATCAGCAATCCCGCCGGGGTTCGGCGACAGGTCGTCGGGGTGTTCAGCGAGGAGCTCGGGGATACGTACGCCAGGGTTCTCGCGGAATCCGGCCACCTTCACGCGTTCGTGGTTCACGGGACCGACGGGTTGGACGAGGTCTCCCTCGCCGCGCCGACGATCGTCTGGGAGGTGCGGGAGGGGAAGGTGAAGCGTTTCCTCTTTGACCCGCGCCCGTTCGGGTTCGAGTATGTCCCCATGGGCGCCCTTCGCGGGGGGGATGCCGCCGCGAACGCGAAGATCCTGATGGGGGTTCTCTCGGGCGATCCGGGCCCGGCGCGCCAGGCGGTGCTCGTGAACGCCGCCTTTGCAGTGGTCGCCGGCGGGGCCGCGGAAGACCTGCGGGACGGGGTGCGGACGGCGACCCGCTCGATCGATTCAGGCGCCGCGATGGAACGGCTTCGGGGATTCCTCGCCATCCTCGGAAAGAGGGAAGCGCGCTGACCCATCTCGAACGCATCCTGTCGGGTGTCCGCGATGAGCTTTCCGTACGGAAGGCGCTCGTTCCGATCGGGGACCTTCTTCGGACCGCTTCGATGCGCGGGCCCGCGAAGGATCTCCTCCGGACGATCCCGGAAGGTCCGGGCATCATCGCCGAGATCAAACGCGCCTCCCCCTCACGGGGATGGATCCGCCGCGATCTCGACGCCGTGGCGACCGCCGCCGCCTATCTCGCGGGTGGCGCGTGGGCGATTTCCGTGCTGACGGAGGGGCGGAGCTTCGGGGGGTCGCTCGCGGATCTGTCGGACATCCGTGCCGCGTTCCCGGAGGCGACCCTTCTGAGAAAGGATTTCGTGTTGGACGAATACATGCTGGCGGAGTCCCGGGCGCACGGCGCCGATCTTGTCCTGCTCATGGTCTCCGTCCTCGGGGAGAAGACCGGAGAGATGGCGGCGCTGGCGGTCTCGCATCGGCTTGAACCGCTGGTGGAAGCGCGCGATGCAGCGGAGATCACGATCGCCGTCCGCTCCGGGGCGCGGCTGATCGGGATCAACAACCGGAACCTGGACACTCTGGCCGTCGACTTGTCCACGGGGACGCGGTTGCTCCCTCTTCTTCCCGCCGGGGCGTACCCGGTCGTGGAAAGCGGCATCTCGACCGCGGAACAGGTTCGGGGATTCCACAGAGCCGGCGCCCGCCTTTTCCTGATCGGGGAGTCCCTGGCCGGGAGCAAAGACCCCGCTGACACGATCCGCGGGTATGTGGGAAAATGACAGGACATCCCATGGGAATCCAAGGCGCAAAGGAGCCGACGCGGTGAAAGTAAAGTTTCTCCTCAAAGACTCGGAGATACCGAAGACCTGGTACAACGTCATGGCGGACATGCCGAACCCCCCGGCGGCAGTGCTCCACCCCGGAACCGGCAAGCCGGTGAGCCCCGGCGATCTCACCCCGCTGTTCCCCATGCCCCTGATCGAGCAGGAAGTGTCGGCGCAGCGGGAGATCCCGATCCCCGAAGCGGTCAGGGATATTTATACTCTCTGGCGTCCGACACCGATGTTTCGCGCCCTTCGTCTAGAGGAGTCCCTGGGGACGAAGTCGAAGATCTACTACAAGTACGAGGGCGTCAGCCCCGCGGGGAGCCACAAGCCGAATACTTCCATCCCCCAGGCGTATTACAACAAGATGTCGGGAAGAAAGAGGATCGCGACGGAGACGGGGGCCGGGCAGTGGGGTTCAGCAATGGCCCTCGCGGGCTCGTTCTTCGGCCTAGAGGTGAAGGTGTACATGGTGAAGGTAAGCTACAACCAGAAGCCTTATCGCCGCATGCTCATGGAAACCTGGGGGGCGAAGGTCGTCTCGTCCCCCAGCAGGGACACCAACTCGGGACGCGGCATTCTTGCCGCGGATCCGGATTCGCCGGGATCCCTCGGCATCGCGATCAGCGAGGCGGTCGAGGACGCCGCGACCCACGAGGATACAAGCTACGCCCTCGGGTCCGTTCTCAACCACGTCTGTCTCCACCAGACGGTCATCGGTCTCGAGGCGAAGGAGCAGATGAAACTGGCCGGGGATTACCCCGACGTCGTCATCGCGTGCTGCGGCGGAGGGAGCAACCTCGCCGGGATCGGTTTCCCCTTCCTGCGGGACAAGATCGCCGGTAAGAAAAATCCACGAATCGTCGCCGTCGAGCCGTCCTCCTGCCCGACGCTCACCAAGGGGATCTACGCCTACGATTTCGGGGACACGGCGAAACTCACGCCGATGATCAAGATGTACACCCTCGGACACGATTTCGTGCCCGCCGGTATCCACGCGGGGGGGCTCCGATACCACGGAGACTCGGCGCTGATCAGCCAGCTCCGCCACGAAGGGCTGCTCGAAGCCCAGGCGTACGGTCAGATCGCCGTCTTCGAAAGCGCGATGACCTTCGCGCGAACGGAGGGGATCCTGCCGGCGCCCGAGTCGTCCCACGCCATCCACTCGGCGATCCTCGAAGCGAAGCGCGCGGACGAGGAGGGGAAGCGGAAGACCATCCTCTTCAACCTGAGCGGACACGGCTTCTTCGACCTGACCGCCTACGACGACTTTCTCAATGGGCGCCTGAAGGACTTCGACTATCCGGAAGAGAAGATCGCGGAGGCGCTTCACCGCCTCCCGAAAGTAGAGGGGTAGTATTTCCAGGATGTTCCGTATCAAGATCTGCGGGGTGACTCGACCGGAGGACGCCGCTCACGCCGTTGCGTGCGGGGCGGAAGCGATCGGAGTCAATTTTTTCCCAGGGTCGCCGCGGTTCGTCCCCGTGGACCTTGCCCGGGAGATCGTGCGGGCGGTGGCGGATCGGGTGGAGGTCGTCGGCGTGTTCGTGAACCAGTCACCGGAAACGATCGTGTCGCTGTGTGGTCGTCTCGGGATCCGCCGGGTTCAGCTTCATGGGGACGAGCCTCCCGGGGACGCCTCTCGCGTGCCGCTTTGGAGGATCAAGGCGGTCCACGCGGATCGCACCCCGGATCTTCCCGCGCTCCTCGCGTATCCGTGCGAGGTGTTCCTTCTGGACGCCGGCGGCGGAGAGGCCTACGGCGGGACGGGTCGGGAACTGGCGTGGGGGGAGCTCGGGAATCGGTTCCCCGGGATCGCGGGCGCGCAAGGTCCGGGAGGCGAGCGGAAGCCGTGGATCCTTGCGGGCGGGCTCACCCCTTTGAACGT
The Candidatus Deferrimicrobium sp. genome window above contains:
- a CDS encoding indole-3-glycerol phosphate synthase TrpC — translated: MSGVRDELSVRKALVPIGDLLRTASMRGPAKDLLRTIPEGPGIIAEIKRASPSRGWIRRDLDAVATAAAYLAGGAWAISVLTEGRSFGGSLADLSDIRAAFPEATLLRKDFVLDEYMLAESRAHGADLVLLMVSVLGEKTGEMAALAVSHRLEPLVEARDAAEITIAVRSGARLIGINNRNLDTLAVDLSTGTRLLPLLPAGAYPVVESGISTAEQVRGFHRAGARLFLIGESLAGSKDPADTIRGYVGK
- a CDS encoding TrpB-like pyridoxal phosphate-dependent enzyme; protein product: MKVKFLLKDSEIPKTWYNVMADMPNPPAAVLHPGTGKPVSPGDLTPLFPMPLIEQEVSAQREIPIPEAVRDIYTLWRPTPMFRALRLEESLGTKSKIYYKYEGVSPAGSHKPNTSIPQAYYNKMSGRKRIATETGAGQWGSAMALAGSFFGLEVKVYMVKVSYNQKPYRRMLMETWGAKVVSSPSRDTNSGRGILAADPDSPGSLGIAISEAVEDAATHEDTSYALGSVLNHVCLHQTVIGLEAKEQMKLAGDYPDVVIACCGGGSNLAGIGFPFLRDKIAGKKNPRIVAVEPSSCPTLTKGIYAYDFGDTAKLTPMIKMYTLGHDFVPAGIHAGGLRYHGDSALISQLRHEGLLEAQAYGQIAVFESAMTFARTEGILPAPESSHAIHSAILEAKRADEEGKRKTILFNLSGHGFFDLTAYDDFLNGRLKDFDYPEEKIAEALHRLPKVEG
- a CDS encoding phosphoribosylanthranilate isomerase — translated: MFRIKICGVTRPEDAAHAVACGAEAIGVNFFPGSPRFVPVDLAREIVRAVADRVEVVGVFVNQSPETIVSLCGRLGIRRVQLHGDEPPGDASRVPLWRIKAVHADRTPDLPALLAYPCEVFLLDAGGGEAYGGTGRELAWGELGNRFPGIAGAQGPGGERKPWILAGGLTPLNVERAILAARPFGVDVASGVESSPGRKDPGKVKTFIERAKTGFRIAEA